The Engystomops pustulosus chromosome 2, aEngPut4.maternal, whole genome shotgun sequence genomic interval ATATGTCTGCTACTGCTTTTGCCTATCCAGGTCAGTCTGTTTCTCTCTATACAATATAAACTACATGACAGAAAGGTAGGAGGGTCACCACCTCTAAAAGGCCAATTTTACCTGAGCCTGACACTGGTAACATCCCATTTTGGCATTACACTGTTTCATTACGACACCGCAATGCCTTTTTGTGTCATCACAATGCCCCATTTGACATGACATGACAATACTTCTTTATAACATCAGAATGTCCAACACTTTATAACAATAAATGTCCCTTTGTAACATAACAATGCCCCATTGTGAGCACACTGCTAATTAGGGCATCTTAATTCATTAATTTATAACATTGCAATGCCCTTTTACTACATCACATTACCCATTACAACATAATGACCTATTGTGGCATCACACTCTGAGATCACAATAATTATGGACATCATATCGCCCTTTTATGACATTACAATTTTCGCTATGCTAGATTGTGTCATCAAAGTGCAATTCTATGACATCACTACAATATGACATAGTTATGCTGTTATGTCCGCACAAAACTCATTATAACATAATAACGTGCTTCAATGAAACACCTGAATGCTTCATTGCGATATACCAATggacattatgacatcaaaatgttcCTTTATGACATTACAGTGCCAGTTAGTTTATGTGCACATAGGGAcatatttactaacaacagtgtaaactgcactaaatgcagtctgtcagtgtagtgtgcagagtgcaccagattcaggatttctggcgcccgttgttcatgaatctggcgctccctgcactgccccgacagagtgcacaactGTTTTTGCCACacatttaacatggggcgtgcaacacaattctgttggactttgtatgatgccacaaaagggtcgaatGTGACACAAATAAGGCACTTCTTAGatacaagtgcaagcagttttcactagaaagaatgtgcagagtcagatagaaaactggcgcaagaccCTTGCATAATCAAATCGTGTCTCTATTGGATTTTGCCCTATTGCGACATGCCACAATGCCCATGATATTGCAATGCCCATTTGTGACATTAGGGTTTTCCACTATGACCTCACAATGCAATGTTGTAACATTAGGATGctcattaagacatcacaatgtccCATTGTAGATAAATTTGGAGATACCGCACACTCTGTAGTTGGTGGTGCACATGTAGGATTCCTAGTTTAATCCGATAAGGTATAGGGAACACGGCACACACCGGTAAATTAGGCCACCATCGAAAGAAATAGTATATGAATGGCTACAATAACATCACAATGCCCCTTATTTCAATGCAACATTATAACATCAAAACACTCTTTTATGACTTGACAATGTCTGATTATGGCATCTCACTGCCCAATGTGACATCAGAATGAGTTATTATGATATCACAATACCCTTTATGACGTCTGACCGCTCTATTATGACAGTGCACTTCTATGACCTCACAACGGCCATTAGGACAATGCAATGGTTACTTCCCCAGTGTGACACTATGATATGACACGTCACCGCTGATATAACATGGGGATTTAGTGATTGTCACtatgtgcagcactgtatacagcactGGTATATAGCACGGCACATCTCTGCATACAATCACTATGGCAGCGCAGCACGGCACATCCCTGCATACAATCACTATGGCAGCGCTACACGTCAGTGCAGACACAGCGTCACTAGTCCGTGCACACATGACCCGGATCTGTATccagcggctcctcctcctccggctgtTATTACTGAGCTGCTCCCGCTCCTGTGTGTACCGGCCCATCATCCTGCAGGCGGCGCTGCTGTGCCCCGGGTATAGGTATGGAGAACggcagtgtgtgtgtattgtggggCGGGCGTGCCAGTGTCTGCGGTACCGCGCAGTGTACACAGCGGTGCCCGCTACAACCAATCCAGTGTCCATTGTGCAGGATGGGAGCTCCGTGATTTACTGGGGATTAATAGCAGTCCTAGGACAATGCATTGTGACTGAAGAGGACCCTCCCTCACCTCTCACATCGGCATTGTACTGTAGTGTCACTGACTTATCATGGAGGGCCCCATCACGCACCCACACGGGGGCCCCATCACGCACCCACACGGGGGCCCCATCACGCACCCACACGGGGGCCCCATCACGCACCCACACGGGGGCCCCATCACGCACCCACACGGGGGCCCCATCACGCACCCACACGGGGGCCCCATCACGCACCCACACGGGGGCCCCATCACGCACCCACACGGGGGCCCCATCACGCACCCACACGGGGGCCCCATCACGCACCCACACGGGGGTCCCATCACGCACCCACACGGGGGTCCCATCACGCACCCACACGGGGGTCCCATCACGCACCCACACGGGGGTCCCATCACGCACCCACACGGTGCATGGCACCCTATCCACATCGAGATCTGGATAAAATCCTGCATTTAATGTAACCCTTAATGTAAGACTTTATTTATCCTCCTCCATGAAGAAAGGAGAACATTGACGTGCTGTGTATTTTAACATCTGCAGCTCGTGAAAACATTTCTGCATGATGTGCGCGGGGTCTTTACCTCATTTATTACAAAGACCCATCTACATATATAACACGCGCTATTTCCACCCCGTGTACAGCTGCCGTACTTGTAGCAATAAGAATattgataaatctttatttctatggcGCCATCAtgttctgcagcgctgtacagctcatgggggacatatacaaacataataacaCGTTATATTGCAGTAATGGtcagatggaacaataggaatgagggccctgcttatAGAGCTTGCTTTCTAGGAGaaggagggggggacacagaaggtgacaatgcttgtacaatggtccaacCATTCATATAAATGACTCTCTTTTAATATCCCAACAGAATGTGAACATTTTATGTCCTTTGTTTTTCAGAAACAGAAAAGATGGCAGAAGCCGTATTAATCGATATGTTCAGTGAAGAAGTCACTTCTCATCATTACTGCATCAAACAATTTTTGGATGCAGCAATGAATATTGTTCTGAAAAAGAGTGACGCCACCTCCAGCATCTACATCATGTACTGTCAGACCTTTGGATGTGACAATAATGATGCCCGAGGTCTGTTTCTACATGCCATCAGGTCTTTCCAAGGCCTGAAGAAGCGCATTGAACTCATTAGCACGGCTGGCGTGGCGgccacactgtataatgtgaaGCAAAAACTGGATGAAAGTAATATTAGCAGGGTGCAAATTATACTGCCCAAGAGCAGGACTTGTCTGATGAAGGCCTTCATAGACCGTCTCTTCACACAAGTATACACCTTTGAGTATGTGTTATTAGAACTGAATTATGCTCAACCGGAGAATTCTTCACAGTCCTCCAATGTGGATCAGGCCATTACTGAAAAACAGCTTGAGCTGGTGGAGTGTGATATCCAGATCTTCCTAGGAACCCTCCCTGCCAGAGGAGAACTCACCATTCTTAAATCACCGTTAATACCAGgtgagctacaggcacagtattATGGTCTGTGGTAAGTCAGATGTGGTTGTATCAATGGTGCTgaaaccaggcactgtgaccatgGTGTGCATGGGGGTCCAGCTCTCTGTATGCCATCGGGGGAAAgagggataataataataataataatctttatttatatagcgccatcaaattccgtagcgctttacaaatcataggggacatatacaactatattacattacaaagaacaaacagtcatatagaacaataggagtgatggccctgctcacaagagcttacagactatgaggatgagggggtgacacaagaggttgtataatggtccagccattctttataagggaacaatataaaaataatttaataatcaaACATGCAGAATTTTACCTCTGTACTCACTTAACCGTAAGCGTTCAACAGTGGCTTTTACTACCTAATGAAGTAAAGTCGCCAATCTGTCCAAGAAAAATTTGCATTTTTGAGATTCAGCTGTTGGCTAAATGCACATCAAGGCTGCCTGCAACAAACAGACCCATGATCCTTTCCGGAGTCCATATTCCATCAATGTGTAATCCGCTGGTGAGCCGTATGACTGCCAAAATGCTTCATGTGTCATTCATGTCATCTGtatatttactaaaaaaaatggcTGGCTGGTAAATGATGTCACATGCTTGTCCCAACCCCTTGCAGGGTTACTGTAAATTATTGTGTTGCCTATAAACTGATTTGCAAATACAGAAGACACATGGATAACACTCAAGTGGCATCCAAATTTATTCACGTTCccatatattttaacaggaaggaaaaggacctgctctgagttttctacacACTCCACCCAAATGTGTGTCTGGGTCcattgaaattaaaggggttatccgagtttagaCATAATTTAGGGCagtgctggggtgggctatttaaaaaaaataaacgtgtacttaccttgtccagcgctgctgatgtcccatccgacaccatctcccagcgcttagaATGTGgagagatggggacggatgggaggagccggccacatcgcggaccggaagttccctgtgcgtggcttcagatcagatggaccgcggcacgggacatcggcagcgccggaggaggtaaatacacctttattatttttcaatagCCTGCCCCAGCACTGCTCTAATTTCTTAGTTAACTCGGATAATCCCTTTCATCTTTtattgtgcaattaaaaaaaatggatagcAAATGAACGAAATCCACTTTCCTATGTACGTAGCTTCACTGCTATCTGTTCTTCTCATGGTGGCAGTCCTACCACAACTCTTTGCATCTCCAGTGATGGTTCCTTCCTACATCCACATGCCTGTGATGCAGTGTGAAGTTGGGATACATTGTAGACCTCCCATTACCTACAACCTAATTACTAGTAAGTTGATGAAGTCCCATAGAGCTATGTTAGATTAGTCATTTCTGGTTAATATTGACTATGCTCTTATACTGTTTTGTGCCGGTGTTATGAACAGTGTTCACTTCTCTGCCCACAGAAAGTCTCTTCAACCATGGATTTACCACCCGCTGTGGAggggtctcctgcattcctgaacTTTCCTCCTTGAACCTCTATTCCAGCAACATAAGAAAAGATTCCCCTGCGGTGGTAGCCGAGAACCTGCGTCGTCTCTCTGTGGCTGTGGGTTTCAGTTCCAAAAGTTTCTATCTTGTGAAGGTAATGCAAGTCACTTTGGAAATAcattgttttactttatttacagCCTGTTCTCTAGTCCAGAGCTTCATTCACGTTTTACGGACTGATACTGTCCCTTGTAATGTAATGAGACGGTTACATAGACTATTTGAGCATGTTTAGACTCGCTCTATAAGAAAGGGAAGGGCTGTTTAAGGGATACTGTCAGATATCGGCACTGAAGGctgctgaattttttttaaattcggctCTGGATAATAAGATGGGTTGCAAATCACGATCAGTAATACAATCAATAATATTTTAGTtcattttatgcaaatttattCTGCATGCATGTTGTAAGATGCTCTCTAAGTCCTGATCTATGcttcttaggcctctttcacacttgaaAAAACGGATGTTGCTGCCTGCTTTTTTAATCAGTTTTTGATCTGATTAGCACTTTCTGTTTTTCTTACCTGTTTTTTGTGTTTCAAAGCATTTTTCTTACACAGACAACGCACATAAAACATCCGTGAAACACTtgtgtgcaatgtgtttttgatgtctctccatagacttgtatagggCATTTTTACGCTCAATTTTCAAAAGCAGAGCATGCCGAGAGgttttcacttaaaaaaaaaaaaactaattaaaaaacccctaaaacATTGAATACAATGCAAGTGAAACATGCTGGTGTGAAAGGGCCTTAATGGTAAATCCTTAATCTGTCACCTGGGTGACATTAAAATCTGCATATCCTTTAAGGATAGAATATATGCCACATTATGCAAAATTTAAAATCATTCTGCAGGACTCCTAATTCTGGTAAAATATCtttataatgtaatgtatgtagaaGTTATCTGAATATTATTTAGTGATATGACGTATTGCAGTTCATTAAtaacaaaaatgacatttttctaTTGAAGGAGATTTCCTTTGGCTTGTTCCCTAGTGTAAAGTATTGGGAGCATTGCATATTTTCTGCTTTAGATTTGGCTGTCAGACCCTTATCACTGTTGTTTTTATCACCCTGTAATGCCAGGCGGCTCATGCCAGTGATGTTTGGATCATGGGACAGAAAGAACCTGACAGCTATGATGggatagtaaccaatcagaaagGTGTGACAGTAGCAGCTcctggggcagactgtataccttTGCTTTTTTCCGATCCTGTAAAAAAAGCGTATGGTGCTGCTCATTCAGGTAATAAAGTCAGGCATATGATATCCTAGGGAAAATACATCTGCATCTATTGTTTGTCACACGGGTCCCATAAGAGAGAACAAATATGTCATCTGTATTTTCTCATTCCTTGGGATCTATTGTGTGCACatttttatacactgtatagtttgTTCTGTCCAAAACATGGTGGGTACCGCAGATGTGAGTCATGATATTTTTAGGCATGTCCCTTTGCAGGTGGATCTGATGTCAGAAGACTGATAAGACCTTGTAGCCATAGTCTGCATTGTTCTACAATAGACCATCTACTTGCATCCAAAGTCTCTTTTGTGAATGCTGTATCCTTGATtggattttcactaaagacaggttgcagaagcatattacagctgcattgcaaatatgtttttcggtcttctcctcagctctcagcccccacctttgtgttcctgtacagctcctccctccccactgatgtcagctcagctcactgtgagctctgctactatgaaggagcacaaaggtgagggctgaacagtgagcagcacagacaagtcacatgttgcttttttaaatgcatcaaaaccaaagcccaacccctaggactcaACAGAGGATTTtttcaggaagccaggtaagttatacacacagcattatactaTAATACTAATGCTTagacagaaagacatatttgcaacacGGGTGTAAtaggcttctacaacctgtctttagtgaaaatgagggccCTGGTGTTGAGTTCTTTTTAAGTAGTTATGTTTACACAGCATTGGCACTACAATCAGCTATTTGTGCCACCACAAAGCTGGATTTACTGTTAAATAACCAGTATGGCCCGTATGTACCCAATATAGTAGCGAATAATCACAGTGTCCCCACACAGAAGCAAATAATCAAAGTGGCAACCATACAAGAAGTATGTGCCGATCTGGGCATAAAAAACATTTACTCaccttcccctgctcccccacagcAGCAGCAGTCTCTCCTCTTCTGTACATTAGCTGCACAGCGGAAAAGAGAAGTCGTCTGCTGTTGCTTTGGGTGAg includes:
- the LOC140117960 gene encoding purine nucleoside phosphorylase LACC1-like, with product MAEAVLIDMFSEEVTSHHYCIKQFLDAAMNIVLKKSDATSSIYIMYCQTFGCDNNDARGLFLHAIRSFQGLKKRIELISTAGVAATLYNVKQKLDESNISRVQIILPKSRTCLMKAFIDRLFTQVYTFEYVLLELNYAQPENSSQSSNVDQAITEKQLELVECDIQIFLGTLPARGELTILKSPLIPESLFNHGFTTRCGGVSCIPELSSLNLYSSNIRKDSPAVVAENLRRLSVAVGFSSKSFYLVKAAHASDVWIMGQKEPDSYDGIVTNQKGVTVAAPGADCIPLLFSDPVKKAYGAAHSGWKGTLLGVSMATVNAMVSEYGSDVKDILVVLGPSVGPCCFTLTQEEAKAFYDIDPQCVRQYESPNPYVDFRRATRILLERGGILPDNIEDKLVLCTSCNQDLFFSNARDGENFGTQIGFIAVKN